The following proteins are co-located in the Myxococcus fulvus genome:
- a CDS encoding TSUP family transporter, whose amino-acid sequence MVDAIAGGGGLITLPALLTAGLPPHVALGTNKGQSVFGSFAALVRFSRAGLVDWKLARATFPLGLGGAFAGAALVLLVKPEVLKPLVLVLLIAVAVFLAFRRAPPTAPAHAQPSPRSRAQAIGALIALAVGTYDGFFGPGTGTFLIVGFNTLLGHGLARASADAKVVNFASNLASVILFSLKGVVLWKVALPMAAAQFIGAWLGAHLAVKGGDTLVRKVVLAVVLALVVKLGHDVVMG is encoded by the coding sequence ATGGTGGATGCCATCGCCGGTGGCGGCGGGCTCATCACCCTGCCGGCGCTCCTGACGGCGGGGCTGCCCCCGCACGTGGCGCTGGGGACCAACAAGGGCCAGTCCGTGTTCGGCTCGTTCGCGGCGCTGGTGCGCTTCTCGCGCGCGGGGCTGGTGGACTGGAAGCTCGCGCGCGCGACGTTCCCCCTGGGCCTGGGCGGCGCGTTCGCGGGCGCGGCGCTGGTGCTGCTGGTGAAGCCGGAGGTGCTCAAGCCGCTGGTGCTGGTGCTGCTCATCGCGGTGGCGGTGTTCCTCGCCTTCCGCCGCGCGCCCCCCACGGCCCCGGCGCACGCGCAGCCCTCGCCCCGCTCACGCGCGCAGGCCATCGGCGCGCTCATCGCGCTGGCCGTCGGGACCTATGACGGGTTCTTCGGCCCGGGGACGGGCACCTTCCTCATCGTCGGCTTCAACACGCTCCTGGGCCACGGCCTGGCGCGAGCGTCCGCGGACGCGAAGGTGGTGAACTTCGCCTCCAACCTGGCGTCCGTCATCCTGTTCTCGCTCAAGGGCGTGGTGCTGTGGAAGGTGGCGCTGCCCATGGCCGCGGCCCAGTTCATCGGCGCGTGGCTGGGCGCGCACCTGGCGGTGAAGGGCGGCGACACCCTGGTGCGCAAGGTGGTGCTCGCCGTGGTGCTGGCGCTGGTGGTGAAGCTGGGGCACGACGTGGTGATGGGCTGA
- a CDS encoding YfbM family protein, with protein sequence MEMLCTLRSVTEAQRGALLQAPERLEDFLDDDEDFGDAKGGAFLELDIGEAWHALQYLLTGTAWEGSAPLDFLVRGGDDVGDIPSDEGTARVFAPAQVKALATALKDVSENTLRRRFDPAKMQAQDIYPGTWDEPPEDSDPLEEVLSYFEELQKFVAQVSRRDGALLVHIG encoded by the coding sequence ATGGAGATGCTCTGCACCTTGCGCAGCGTCACGGAGGCGCAGCGCGGCGCCCTGCTTCAGGCCCCCGAGCGCCTGGAGGACTTCCTCGACGACGACGAGGACTTCGGAGACGCGAAGGGCGGGGCGTTCCTGGAGCTGGACATCGGCGAGGCGTGGCACGCCCTCCAGTACCTGCTCACCGGCACCGCGTGGGAGGGCAGCGCGCCGTTGGACTTCCTCGTCCGCGGCGGTGACGACGTGGGCGACATCCCCTCCGACGAGGGCACCGCGCGCGTCTTCGCGCCCGCGCAGGTGAAGGCGCTCGCCACCGCGCTGAAGGACGTCTCCGAGAACACGCTGCGCCGCCGCTTCGACCCGGCGAAGATGCAGGCCCAGGACATCTACCCCGGCACCTGGGACGAGCCGCCCGAGGACAGCGACCCGCTCGAGGAGGTGCTCTCCTACTTCGAGGAGCTGCAGAAGTTCGTCGCCCAGGTGTCCCGTCGCGACGGCGCGCTGCTGGTGCACATCGGCTGA
- a CDS encoding zinc-dependent metalloprotease gives MRGRKRFPRCSWVGVLSLALMWGTGCGEAPPDTPDVALPDEVLEGAFVAVPREVGAAERQQVEQKLRGVVEDSGRGFYLAIRRDQLASKWFLSAYIQQYHPGGAAYFAASSLGTRVVSFKEQNGKLFVLDVDDRKVLSDIFDPQVLVEAYPIVEDHAPFHRRRGAEQYVLIDPAAGLNRFGVMGDLNAVLMRAQFQVELSLAQKLRPIADGVTFEQVFTGYSNLPDEMSQLYLEENPFRTSGTLSIALRRYQESPGYVPTPSPAREHYFLSEPKLIPNSGGATERVAAKWAIQPGMTPIRWRITPSLLTVQADPRFQDYDLVGAVKRGIEGWNAAFGFPVLQAVMGDSSSDFGRDDENHLIVDPDRAASFAFADWRTNPNTGEIRGASIYLGSNWLEVAHQTFSGDVGALVAFERPASSLRMSWAGMGGETRCDFHAEALLEQGAEAEGLFVEPGSPLTKKQKVEAYLTYLVLHEVGHTLGLRHNFAGSRVYDGGATGARSSSVMEYLDPRDAVYGDTPGAYDVQAVRYLYGLSPDLPTQPYCTDVDARVEPYCNRYDRTDEPLTKFYVPAMNVAMNTLLNVSHPLLYASLAGRFNATANPVLQFVRAGSPAVQTQAYQLAMQQVRPPLVIPPGAPAHYASRADDLARRLLARLYLDPAAQRGPFSANPPDAPALTSLVLADVQGILLNSDGVRGYAARRAMVDILKLHQTLAAYSILMSARDSLTAALPTLSADERLQTTDLIARITAALSPYYR, from the coding sequence ATGCGCGGACGCAAGCGGTTCCCTCGGTGCTCGTGGGTGGGAGTGTTGTCGCTGGCCCTGATGTGGGGGACGGGCTGTGGCGAGGCTCCTCCCGACACTCCGGACGTGGCGCTGCCGGACGAGGTGCTGGAGGGGGCCTTCGTGGCGGTACCTCGGGAGGTGGGGGCCGCCGAGCGGCAGCAGGTGGAGCAGAAGCTGCGAGGCGTGGTGGAGGACTCGGGACGCGGCTTCTATCTGGCCATCCGTCGGGACCAGCTGGCGTCGAAGTGGTTCCTGTCCGCGTACATCCAGCAGTACCACCCGGGTGGCGCCGCCTACTTCGCGGCCAGCTCGCTGGGCACGCGCGTGGTGAGCTTCAAGGAGCAGAACGGCAAGCTGTTCGTCCTGGACGTGGATGACCGCAAGGTCTTGAGCGACATCTTCGACCCGCAGGTGCTGGTGGAGGCGTACCCCATCGTGGAGGACCACGCGCCGTTCCACCGGCGGCGGGGCGCGGAGCAGTACGTGCTCATCGACCCGGCGGCGGGGCTCAACCGCTTCGGGGTGATGGGGGACTTGAACGCGGTGCTGATGCGCGCGCAGTTCCAGGTGGAGCTGAGCCTGGCTCAGAAGCTGCGGCCCATCGCGGACGGCGTCACCTTCGAGCAGGTCTTCACCGGCTACTCGAACCTGCCGGACGAGATGTCGCAGCTGTATCTGGAAGAGAACCCCTTCCGCACGTCGGGCACGCTGAGCATCGCGCTGCGCCGCTACCAGGAGAGCCCGGGCTATGTGCCCACGCCCTCGCCCGCGCGGGAGCACTACTTCCTGAGCGAGCCGAAGCTGATACCGAACTCGGGAGGCGCCACCGAGCGCGTGGCCGCGAAGTGGGCCATCCAGCCGGGCATGACGCCCATCCGCTGGCGCATCACCCCCAGCCTCCTCACGGTGCAGGCGGACCCGCGCTTCCAGGACTACGATTTGGTGGGCGCGGTGAAGCGGGGCATCGAGGGGTGGAACGCGGCCTTCGGCTTCCCGGTGCTCCAGGCGGTGATGGGGGACAGCTCGAGCGACTTCGGTCGCGATGACGAGAACCACCTCATCGTCGACCCGGACCGCGCGGCGTCGTTCGCCTTCGCCGACTGGCGGACCAATCCGAACACCGGCGAGATTCGCGGCGCCAGCATCTACCTGGGCAGCAACTGGCTGGAGGTGGCGCACCAGACCTTCTCAGGGGACGTGGGCGCGCTGGTGGCCTTCGAGCGGCCCGCCTCGTCGCTGCGGATGTCCTGGGCCGGCATGGGGGGCGAGACGCGGTGTGACTTCCACGCGGAGGCGCTGCTCGAGCAGGGCGCGGAGGCCGAGGGGCTCTTCGTCGAGCCCGGCTCACCGCTGACCAAGAAGCAGAAGGTGGAGGCGTACCTCACGTACCTGGTGCTGCACGAGGTGGGGCACACGCTGGGGCTGCGGCACAACTTCGCGGGCTCGCGGGTGTACGACGGCGGCGCGACGGGGGCGCGCTCCAGCTCGGTGATGGAGTACCTGGACCCTCGGGACGCCGTGTATGGCGACACGCCGGGGGCCTATGACGTGCAGGCGGTGCGCTACCTCTACGGCCTGTCCCCGGACCTGCCCACGCAGCCGTACTGCACGGACGTGGACGCGCGCGTCGAACCGTACTGCAACCGGTATGACCGCACCGACGAGCCGCTGACGAAGTTCTACGTGCCCGCGATGAACGTGGCGATGAACACCCTGCTGAATGTCTCGCACCCCCTCCTGTATGCGTCGCTGGCGGGCCGGTTCAACGCGACGGCCAACCCCGTGCTCCAGTTCGTGCGCGCGGGCAGCCCGGCGGTGCAGACACAGGCGTATCAGCTCGCGATGCAGCAGGTTCGGCCGCCGCTGGTCATTCCTCCTGGGGCACCCGCTCACTACGCGTCGCGCGCGGATGACCTGGCGCGCAGGCTCCTGGCGCGGCTGTACCTGGACCCGGCGGCGCAGCGAGGCCCCTTCAGCGCCAACCCGCCCGACGCTCCCGCGCTGACGTCGCTGGTGCTGGCGGACGTGCAGGGCATCCTGCTCAACTCGGATGGGGTGCGAGGCTACGCCGCGCGGCGCGCCATGGTGGACATCCTGAAGCTGCACCAGACGCTGGCCGCGTACTCCATCCTGATGTCCGCGCGTGACTCGCTCACCGCCGCGCTGCCCACGCTGAGCGCCGATGAGAGGCTGCAGACGACGGACCTGATTGCCCGCATCACCGCCGCGCTGTCCCCGTACTACCGCTGA